In one Alnus glutinosa chromosome 12, dhAlnGlut1.1, whole genome shotgun sequence genomic region, the following are encoded:
- the LOC133883102 gene encoding ferritin-like catalase Nec2, with the protein MASLFLPSFIFLITMKLGQVMAGAPNCGPIVANDIDRIQFAFNLEFLEAEFFLYGALGRGLDSIAPTFAAGGPPPIGAKKANLDRRVRRIIEEFAYQEVGHLRAIITIIGGIPRSQLDLSPQSFAKLFDAAVGFKLNPPFDPYCDTVNYLLASYAIPYVGLVGYVGTIPSLANETSRSLVASLLGVESGQDAVIRTLLYERATQKVLPYNLTVAEFTIGISALRNKLASCGNKDEGLEVPLFLGAENRTDSNILSADSNSRSYARTPPEILRIIYGTGSEYKPGGFYPNGGGGNIAKSFLA; encoded by the exons ATGGCTAGCCTTTTCCTCCCCTCCTTTATCTTTCTTATTACAATGAAACTTGGCCAGGTGATGGCGGGTGCTCCCAACTGCGGACCAATTGTAGCCAATGATATTGACCGGATTCAATTTGCATTTAACCTTGAGTTCCTTGAAGCAGAGTTTTTCCTGTATGGTGCACTAGGTAGAGGACTCGACAGCATCGCTCCAACTTTTGCGGCCGGTGGTCCGCCTCCCATCGGTGCTAAGAAGGCCAATCTTGACCGTCGTGTTCGAAGGATCATTGAGGAATTTGCATATCAGGAAGTTGGTCATCTCAG GGCTATAATTACAATAATAGGAGGAATTCCAAGGTCGCAATTGGATCTTAGCCCTCAGAGTTTTGCAAAACTATTTGATGCAGCAGTTGGTTTCAAATTAAATCCTCCATTCGACCCTTACTGTGACACAGTCAACTATCTCTTAGCATCTTATGCGATCCCTTATGTAGGACTCGTGGGTTATGTTGGCACCATTCCAAGCCTTGCAAATGAAACTTCTCGAAGT TTGGTTGCGTCGCTTTTGGGCGTTGAGTCTGGACAGGATGCAGTTATAAGAACACTACTATATGAGAGAGCCACCCAGAAAGTGCTGCCATACAACTTGACCGTAGCCGAGTTTACTATCGGTATCTCTGCGCTCAGAAACAAGCTGGCCTCGTGTGGCAACAAAGACGAAGGCTTAGAAGTACCTCTATTTCTTGGAGCAGAAAATCGTACGGACAGCAACATTCTCTCCGCTGATTCTAATTCTCGTTCATATGCTCGGACGCCACCGGAGATCTTGAGGATAATATATGGAACTGGAAGTGAGTACAAACCTGGTGGGTTTTATCCTAATGGAGGAGGTGGGAACATCGCAAAGAGCTTTCTTGCATAA